The proteins below are encoded in one region of Micromonospora sp. DSM 45708:
- a CDS encoding PP2C family protein-serine/threonine phosphatase — MVDGGDAARWLQLHAPRGGPDELSLLVSRAAPAVGASEIVIYLADYTQSSLVPLLGAGLARDELMIETTLAGRAFTSLEVQRAPDGPDRLWVPLLLGCERLGVLEVVSPTAGDPASDRSVWELAVNVAQLLVNRRLYGDVVERLRRRLPMQVAAEIVWGLLPPLTFATDDLVITAILEPCYDVGGDIFDYALNGDVLSVGLFDTCGHGIKASALASLVVSAYRNARRTGLDLVDTAISIDRWVRSEHPNYFATALLAELDRRTGRLRIINAGHPGALLLRDGRAIRTLPGPTALPLGLGHLSGKRPRAHEEALHPGDRILAYTDGITDARSDDGERFGRDRLVDFVERALNDALPSPETMRRLVRAVLAYQQDQLDDDATALILEWQPPHLPWGHLDHFTASAGGRTGR, encoded by the coding sequence GTGGTCGACGGCGGCGATGCGGCGCGTTGGCTGCAACTCCATGCGCCCCGTGGCGGGCCGGACGAGTTGTCGCTGCTGGTGAGCCGGGCCGCGCCGGCCGTCGGCGCCAGCGAGATCGTGATCTACCTGGCCGACTACACGCAGTCGTCCCTCGTCCCGCTGCTCGGCGCCGGCCTGGCCCGGGACGAGCTGATGATCGAGACGACCCTGGCCGGCCGGGCGTTCACCAGCCTTGAGGTGCAGCGCGCGCCCGACGGTCCGGATCGGCTCTGGGTGCCCCTGCTGCTGGGCTGCGAACGGCTGGGGGTGCTGGAGGTCGTGTCTCCGACCGCCGGCGACCCGGCGTCGGACCGGTCGGTCTGGGAGCTCGCGGTCAACGTCGCCCAGCTCCTGGTGAACCGCCGCCTCTACGGCGACGTCGTCGAACGGCTGCGCCGCCGCCTGCCGATGCAGGTCGCCGCCGAGATCGTCTGGGGGCTGCTGCCGCCGCTGACCTTCGCCACCGACGACCTGGTGATCACCGCGATCCTCGAACCGTGTTACGACGTCGGCGGGGACATCTTCGACTACGCGCTCAACGGCGACGTGCTCAGCGTCGGGCTCTTCGACACCTGTGGGCACGGCATCAAGGCGAGCGCGTTGGCCTCGCTCGTGGTCAGCGCGTACCGCAACGCCCGCCGCACCGGTCTCGACCTGGTCGACACGGCGATCAGCATCGACAGGTGGGTGCGCTCCGAGCACCCGAACTACTTCGCCACCGCGCTGCTCGCCGAGCTCGACCGGCGGACCGGCCGCCTGCGGATCATCAACGCGGGCCACCCCGGCGCCCTGCTGCTGCGCGACGGCAGGGCCATCCGGACACTGCCCGGCCCGACCGCCCTGCCGCTCGGCCTGGGCCACCTGTCGGGGAAGCGCCCGCGGGCGCACGAGGAGGCGCTGCACCCGGGCGACCGCATCCTCGCCTACACCGACGGCATCACCGACGCGCGCAGCGACGACGGGGAGCGGTTCGGGCGGGACCGGCTGGTCGACTTCGTCGAGCGTGCCCTCAACGACGCGCTGCCCAGCCCGGAGACGATGCGCCGCCTGGTGCGGGCCGTTCTCGCGTACCAGCAGGACCAGCTCGACGACGACGCCACCGCGCTGATCCTGGAGTGGCAGCCGCCGCACCTGCCGTGGGGGCACCTGGACCACTTCACCGCGTCGGCCGGTGGGCGTACCGGTCGGTGA
- the ispG gene encoding flavodoxin-dependent (E)-4-hydroxy-3-methylbut-2-enyl-diphosphate synthase, with amino-acid sequence MTAVSLGMPPVPPPPLAPRRASRQIMVGSVPVGGGAPVSVQSMTTTLTADVNATLQQIAELTASGCQIVRVAVPSQDDVEALPAIARKSQIPVIADIHFQPKYVFAAIDAGCAAVRVNPGNIRQFDDKVKEIARAAGDAGVPIRIGVNAGSLDKRLLAKYGKATAEALVESALWECSLFEEHGFRDIKISVKHNDPVVMIRAYRQLAEKCDYPLHLGVTEAGPAFQGTIKSAVAFGALLAEGIGDTIRVSLSAPPVEEIKVGAAILESLGLRERGLEIVSCPSCGRAQVDVYKLAEEVTAGLEGLPVPLRVAVMGCVVNGPGEAREADLGVASGNGKGQIFVKGKVVKTVPEAQIVETLIEEALRIADEMGAEIPEELRELVPGGATVTVH; translated from the coding sequence GTGACCGCTGTCAGTCTCGGTATGCCCCCCGTACCGCCGCCGCCGCTGGCCCCGCGCCGCGCCAGCCGCCAGATCATGGTCGGCTCGGTGCCGGTCGGTGGTGGCGCACCGGTCTCGGTGCAGTCCATGACCACCACCCTCACCGCCGACGTCAACGCCACGCTCCAGCAGATCGCCGAGCTGACCGCGTCCGGCTGCCAGATCGTCCGGGTCGCCGTGCCGTCGCAGGACGACGTGGAGGCGCTGCCGGCGATCGCGCGCAAGTCGCAGATCCCGGTGATCGCCGACATCCACTTCCAGCCGAAGTACGTCTTCGCCGCGATCGACGCCGGTTGCGCCGCGGTGCGGGTGAACCCGGGCAACATCCGGCAGTTCGACGACAAGGTCAAGGAGATCGCCAGGGCGGCCGGTGACGCGGGCGTGCCGATCCGGATCGGCGTGAACGCCGGCTCGCTGGACAAGCGTCTGCTGGCCAAGTACGGCAAGGCCACCGCCGAGGCGCTCGTCGAGTCCGCGCTCTGGGAGTGCTCGCTGTTCGAGGAGCACGGCTTCCGGGACATCAAGATCTCGGTCAAGCACAACGACCCGGTGGTGATGATCCGCGCCTACCGGCAGCTCGCCGAGAAGTGCGACTATCCGCTGCACCTGGGCGTCACCGAGGCCGGCCCGGCGTTCCAGGGCACCATCAAGTCCGCGGTGGCGTTCGGCGCGCTGCTGGCCGAGGGCATCGGCGACACCATCCGGGTCTCGCTCTCCGCCCCGCCGGTGGAGGAGATCAAGGTCGGGGCCGCGATCCTGGAGTCGCTGGGCCTGCGCGAGCGCGGCCTGGAGATCGTCTCCTGCCCGTCCTGCGGCCGGGCCCAGGTCGACGTCTACAAGCTGGCCGAGGAGGTCACCGCCGGCCTGGAGGGGCTGCCGGTGCCGCTGCGCGTCGCGGTCATGGGTTGCGTGGTGAACGGTCCGGGCGAGGCCCGCGAGGCCGATCTGGGTGTCGCCTCCGGCAACGGCAAGGGCCAGATCTTCGTCAAGGGCAAGGTCGTCAAGACCGTGCCGGAGGCGCAGATCGTGGAGACGCTGATCGAGGAGGCGCTGCGGATCGCCGACGAGATGGGCGCCGAGATCCCCGAGGAACTGCGCGAGCTGGTGCCCGGGGGCGCCACCGTCACCGTGCACTGA
- the dxr gene encoding 1-deoxy-D-xylulose-5-phosphate reductoisomerase, producing the protein MTTPRDLVLLGSTGSIGTQAIDLVRRNPDRFRVVALGAGGGNVELLAAQALELGVAAVGVARASAAQDLQLAFYAEASRRGWASGDFKLPKIVAGPDAMTELAQWPCDVVLNGVVGSLGLPPTLAALRAGRTLALANKESLVAGGPLVKAAVTRPGQIVPVDSEHSALAQCLRGGARGEVRRLVVTASGGPFRGRRRDELTDVTPEQALAHPTWNMGPVVTINSATMVNKALEVIEAHELFDVPYADIEVMVHPQSVIHSMVEFVDGSTLAQASPPDMRLPIALGIGWPDRVPDAAAAVDWTTAHTWEFAPLDDAAFPAVALAKAAGEAGRCRPAIYNAANEECVAAFVAGRLPFLGIVDTLRRVLEDAPDFDEPGTVEDVLAAESWARAHAQEIIVGSVEGAR; encoded by the coding sequence GTGACCACTCCGCGAGACCTCGTGCTGCTCGGCTCGACCGGCTCCATCGGCACCCAGGCCATCGACCTCGTCCGGCGCAACCCGGACCGGTTCCGGGTGGTCGCGCTCGGCGCCGGCGGCGGCAACGTGGAGCTGCTCGCCGCGCAGGCGCTGGAGCTGGGCGTGGCGGCGGTCGGGGTGGCGCGGGCGTCCGCCGCGCAGGATCTCCAGCTCGCGTTCTACGCCGAGGCGAGCCGGCGCGGCTGGGCTTCCGGCGACTTCAAGCTGCCCAAGATCGTGGCCGGGCCGGACGCGATGACCGAGTTGGCGCAGTGGCCGTGCGACGTCGTGCTCAACGGGGTGGTCGGCTCGCTGGGCCTGCCGCCGACGCTGGCCGCGCTGCGCGCCGGGCGTACCCTCGCGCTGGCCAACAAGGAGTCGCTGGTGGCCGGCGGCCCGCTGGTCAAGGCCGCGGTGACGCGGCCGGGGCAGATCGTCCCGGTCGACTCCGAGCACTCGGCGCTGGCGCAGTGTCTGCGCGGCGGCGCCCGGGGCGAGGTGCGCCGGCTGGTGGTCACCGCCAGCGGCGGGCCGTTCCGGGGCCGGCGGCGCGACGAGTTGACCGACGTCACACCGGAGCAGGCGCTGGCCCATCCGACCTGGAACATGGGCCCGGTCGTCACGATCAACTCCGCCACCATGGTCAACAAGGCGCTGGAGGTCATCGAGGCGCACGAGCTGTTCGACGTGCCGTACGCCGACATCGAGGTGATGGTCCACCCGCAGTCGGTGATCCACTCGATGGTCGAGTTCGTCGACGGCTCCACGCTCGCCCAGGCCAGCCCGCCGGACATGCGGCTGCCCATCGCGCTGGGCATCGGCTGGCCGGACCGGGTGCCCGACGCCGCCGCCGCGGTCGACTGGACCACGGCGCACACCTGGGAGTTCGCCCCGCTCGACGACGCCGCGTTCCCGGCCGTGGCGCTGGCCAAGGCGGCCGGCGAGGCCGGACGGTGCCGGCCGGCTATCTACAACGCGGCCAACGAGGAGTGCGTGGCCGCGTTCGTGGCGGGGCGGCTGCCGTTCCTCGGCATCGTCGACACCCTCCGGCGGGTGCTGGAGGACGCTCCCGACTTCGACGAACCAGGTACCGTCGAGGACGTGCTCGCCGCCGAGTCGTGGGCACGGGCGCACGCCCAGGAGATCATCGTCGGGTCGGTGGAAGGAGCTCGATGA
- a CDS encoding GNAT family N-acetyltransferase, translated as MLTMPVRQLGESERRSVERLLDLDPYAGAQVAERVAARGLAWWRAEARILGYGSRRNLESICWLGGNLTPVLASESAVVAFAEQLSEEERLCSSIVGRADAVLGLWDRLSAHWGPARDVRPNQPLLAADAPPPVAPDPQVRRVRVGEVDRLFPAAVAMYTEEVGVSPLAEDGGRGYRRRVTELVRAGRAYARFVDGRVVFKAELAVVTRRTAQVQGVWVAPEWRGRGIATAAMAAVVRDALARVAPTVSLYVNDFNRPARLVYERCGFRPVGTLATVLF; from the coding sequence GTGCTCACGATGCCGGTACGCCAACTGGGGGAGTCGGAGCGCCGTTCGGTCGAGCGGCTGCTCGACCTCGACCCCTACGCCGGCGCGCAGGTCGCCGAGCGGGTCGCGGCACGCGGGCTGGCCTGGTGGCGGGCCGAGGCGCGGATCCTCGGCTACGGCTCCCGGCGCAACCTGGAGTCGATCTGCTGGCTGGGCGGCAACCTGACCCCGGTGCTCGCGTCCGAGTCGGCGGTGGTGGCGTTCGCCGAGCAGTTGAGCGAGGAGGAGCGGCTCTGTTCCTCGATCGTGGGCCGCGCCGACGCGGTGCTCGGCCTCTGGGACCGCCTCTCCGCGCACTGGGGCCCGGCCCGGGACGTACGCCCGAACCAGCCGCTGCTGGCCGCGGACGCGCCGCCGCCGGTGGCGCCCGACCCGCAGGTGCGTCGCGTGCGGGTCGGTGAGGTGGACCGGCTCTTCCCGGCGGCGGTGGCGATGTACACCGAGGAGGTCGGCGTCTCGCCGCTGGCCGAGGACGGCGGGCGCGGCTACCGGCGGCGGGTGACCGAGCTGGTGCGCGCCGGTCGGGCCTACGCCCGGTTCGTCGACGGCCGGGTGGTCTTCAAGGCCGAACTGGCGGTGGTGACCCGGCGGACCGCGCAGGTGCAGGGCGTCTGGGTGGCGCCCGAGTGGCGCGGCCGGGGCATCGCGACCGCCGCGATGGCCGCGGTGGTCCGCGACGCGCTGGCCCGGGTCGCGCCGACGGTCAGCCTCTACGTCAACGACTTCAACCGGCCGGCCCGGCTCGTCTACGAGCGCTGCGGCTTCCGCCCGGTCGGCACGCTCGCCACCGTGCTGTTCTGA
- a CDS encoding ATP-binding cassette domain-containing protein — protein sequence MTTIVEANGLGLRTRRGWVYRDVDLTAGSGELHAVTGPPGSGRTSLLLALAGRFPHSHGELRRRGPAALGQVAGVHEPDPTLTVAEHITERLLLLGPVPRRRRQLVPVAALRARRAYRRDAYAAAIAGAGCTDAPLEPDRYGRDLTPVERQVLGLVLASLGGPSLIVADDVDAGADRPEREWIWAALERLAGQGYAVVASARAVEPGVAATVHRIGDPALPSPALTGPVPTAAVPTAAVPTAPVPTAEVTA from the coding sequence ATGACGACCATCGTCGAGGCCAACGGGCTGGGCCTGCGGACCCGCCGGGGCTGGGTCTACCGGGACGTCGACCTCACCGCCGGAAGCGGTGAGCTGCACGCGGTCACCGGCCCGCCCGGCAGCGGTCGCACGTCGCTGCTGCTCGCCCTCGCCGGGCGCTTCCCGCACAGCCACGGCGAGCTGCGCCGACGCGGCCCGGCCGCGCTCGGCCAGGTGGCCGGCGTGCACGAGCCCGACCCGACGCTCACCGTCGCCGAGCACATCACCGAACGCCTGCTGCTGCTCGGGCCGGTGCCGCGCCGCCGCCGGCAGCTCGTCCCGGTGGCCGCGCTGCGGGCCCGCCGCGCCTACCGCCGTGACGCCTACGCCGCCGCCATCGCCGGCGCCGGCTGCACCGACGCCCCGCTCGAACCCGACCGGTACGGCCGCGACCTGACCCCGGTCGAGCGCCAGGTGCTCGGGCTGGTGCTGGCCAGCCTCGGCGGCCCCAGCCTGATCGTCGCCGACGACGTGGACGCCGGCGCCGACCGCCCCGAACGGGAGTGGATCTGGGCCGCGCTGGAACGTCTCGCCGGTCAGGGGTACGCGGTGGTCGCCAGCGCCCGCGCCGTCGAACCCGGCGTCGCCGCCACCGTGCACCGCATCGGCGACCCCGCCCTGCCCAGCCCCGCCCTGACCGGTCCCGTGCCGACCGCTGCCGTGCCGACCGCTGCCGTGCCGACCGCTCCCGTTCCGACCGCCGAGGTGACCGCGTGA
- a CDS encoding M50 family metallopeptidase, with protein sequence MSYLLGVVLFALAILISVSLHEAGHMLTAKAFGMKVTRYFVGFGPTLWSFRRGETEYGVKGIPLGGFCKIVGMTPQDDDVEPGDEKRAMWRYPVWKRTIVMSAGSAMHFAIALVALWIIAVSAGLPNPKFPTTEAGFRAEPAVIALAPCVVVENAPRACQAGDPASPAGKAQLADGDRITAVNGRPVSTWGDMLDVVRGTTPGPATVSYLRDGTPATATVDLASVQRPPLNDPKGATSAVSAMGVALRPSTPTRVEYGPVAAFGATADFTGNMAVQTFHAMQRIPQKVPALWNAITGAERDVDTPISVVGASRLGGEAVENNAWLVFFMLFVSLNFFIGVFNLLPLLPLDGGHIAIAWFERARSWLYARIGRTDPGRVDYLKLMPLTYAVILVGGVFTLLTVTADVVNPITLFSR encoded by the coding sequence ATGAGCTATCTGCTCGGGGTGGTGCTGTTCGCCCTGGCGATCCTCATCTCGGTGAGCCTGCACGAGGCGGGGCACATGCTGACCGCCAAGGCGTTCGGGATGAAGGTCACCCGCTACTTCGTCGGCTTCGGGCCGACACTCTGGTCGTTCAGGCGGGGCGAGACGGAGTACGGCGTCAAGGGCATCCCGCTCGGCGGCTTCTGCAAGATCGTCGGCATGACCCCCCAGGACGACGACGTCGAGCCCGGGGACGAGAAGCGCGCCATGTGGCGTTACCCGGTGTGGAAGCGGACGATCGTGATGTCCGCCGGCTCCGCGATGCACTTCGCCATCGCGTTGGTCGCGCTCTGGATCATCGCGGTTTCCGCCGGCCTGCCGAACCCGAAGTTCCCCACCACCGAGGCCGGCTTCCGGGCCGAGCCGGCGGTGATCGCGCTCGCCCCGTGCGTCGTGGTGGAGAACGCCCCCCGCGCCTGCCAGGCCGGCGACCCGGCCAGCCCGGCCGGCAAGGCCCAGCTCGCCGACGGCGACCGGATCACCGCCGTGAACGGGCGGCCGGTCTCCACCTGGGGCGACATGCTCGACGTGGTCCGCGGCACGACGCCCGGCCCGGCCACCGTCTCCTACCTGCGCGACGGCACTCCGGCCACCGCCACGGTCGACCTGGCCTCGGTGCAGCGCCCGCCGCTGAACGACCCGAAGGGCGCCACCTCGGCGGTCTCCGCGATGGGCGTCGCGCTGCGGCCCAGCACCCCGACCCGGGTGGAGTACGGCCCGGTCGCCGCGTTCGGCGCCACCGCGGACTTCACCGGCAACATGGCGGTGCAGACCTTCCACGCCATGCAGCGCATCCCGCAGAAGGTGCCGGCGCTGTGGAACGCGATCACCGGCGCGGAGCGCGACGTGGACACGCCGATCAGCGTGGTCGGCGCCAGCCGGCTCGGCGGCGAGGCGGTGGAGAACAATGCCTGGCTGGTGTTCTTCATGCTCTTCGTGTCGCTGAACTTCTTCATCGGCGTGTTCAACCTGCTGCCGCTGCTCCCGTTGGACGGCGGCCACATCGCCATCGCCTGGTTCGAGCGGGCCCGGTCCTGGCTCTACGCCCGGATCGGTCGCACCGACCCGGGCCGCGTCGACTACCTGAAGCTCATGCCCCTCACGTACGCGGTGATCCTGGTGGGTGGCGTGTTCACGCTGCTGACCGTCACCGCGGACGTGGTCAACCCGATCACGCTCTTCTCAAGGTGA
- a CDS encoding PadR family transcriptional regulator, producing the protein MGFRRHVHSVHDEMHRHGGFGFPPVPPGPPPFPPGPHGHGRGRGGRGRSRRPNVRGAVLALLTERPMHGYEMIQEIDARTGGAWRPSPGSIYPTLQLLEDEGVIATAPDSDGGRKRFALTEQGQAEAAQAAQAPPWAEFAEQTVNSWHDIRDAGTQAMNALRQVMTTGTDDQRARAAQVLDETRRKLYAILAESD; encoded by the coding sequence ATGGGTTTCCGTCGACACGTGCACTCCGTGCACGACGAGATGCACCGCCACGGCGGCTTCGGCTTCCCGCCCGTGCCCCCGGGTCCGCCGCCGTTCCCGCCCGGGCCGCACGGTCACGGGCGCGGCCGGGGTGGCCGGGGCCGCAGCCGGCGGCCGAACGTGCGCGGCGCCGTGCTGGCCCTGCTCACCGAGCGGCCGATGCACGGCTACGAGATGATCCAGGAGATCGACGCCCGCACCGGTGGGGCCTGGCGGCCCAGCCCCGGGTCGATCTACCCCACGCTGCAACTGCTGGAGGACGAGGGCGTCATCGCCACCGCCCCGGACTCCGACGGCGGGCGCAAGCGGTTCGCCCTCACCGAGCAGGGGCAGGCCGAGGCCGCGCAGGCGGCACAGGCGCCGCCCTGGGCGGAGTTCGCCGAGCAGACCGTCAACAGCTGGCACGACATCCGCGACGCGGGGACCCAGGCCATGAACGCGCTGCGGCAGGTGATGACCACCGGCACCGACGACCAGCGCGCCCGGGCCGCCCAGGTGCTCGACGAGACCCGGCGCAAGCTCTACGCCATCCTCGCCGAGTCCGACTGA